The stretch of DNA AACCATGACCCACATCATTATCGACGGATATAACTATTTACACAGGATAAGGTCTTCAGGCATGCAAGATGGCTCCAATCTTGATATACAAAGAAGATATCTGCTTGAAAAATTGGTGCAGTACAAGAAACAGAGAAATGTCAAAGTAACAGTGGTGTTCGATGCCTATAACAGCTTTTCCTTAAATAGACAAAGAGAAAACTATAAGGGTATTAATGTTGTATATTCAAAGGAACATGAAACCGCAGATGATGTTATTA from Pseudomonadota bacterium encodes:
- a CDS encoding NYN domain-containing protein; the protein is MTHIIIDGYNYLHRIRSSGMQDGSNLDIQRRYLLEKLVQYKKQRNVKVTVVFDAYNSFSLNRQRENYKGINVVYSKEHETADDVIMGWIREKRSGIVVVSSDRAIIDEAKKYSVAFITPLRMEEAIDGDYPDEEERDTEKKGNPRRLPKRLRKVKKTIDKI